From a region of the Corallococcus coralloides DSM 2259 genome:
- a CDS encoding MlaD family protein, translated as MDEQRLELKVGALVLATLVGVLVLLWLMGELTLGRGARLEVDFAHTGNVVQGAPVKLGGVQVGKVDTIHLLAGRRDAKGLPLPVRMDLSVEPAAKGALRKDARVTVGTVGLLGEPYLELNPGNADAPLPETDALRGVDAPRLDLLSEQLSKFVTLLSDMLEKDPEAVTGLAANVSRLARTLDEVLTENKGDVKVLATELSAASKDLRQLAQLAKESMQPGGKGARLLDDASAVAALMRKDLPGLTKSAGTTLDGLAAVTGPLTPEDGQQVKLALQRFTAAAGQLEQIATKADRILGQLDSGEGTGGALLKDPALYDELKTLVTDLRKHPWKILWKD; from the coding sequence ATGGATGAGCAACGGCTGGAGTTGAAGGTCGGAGCGCTGGTGCTCGCGACGCTGGTGGGAGTGCTGGTGTTGCTCTGGTTGATGGGAGAGCTGACGCTGGGCCGGGGCGCCAGGCTGGAGGTGGACTTCGCGCACACGGGCAACGTGGTGCAGGGAGCCCCGGTGAAGCTGGGAGGCGTCCAGGTGGGCAAGGTGGACACCATCCATCTCCTGGCGGGCCGAAGGGACGCGAAGGGCCTCCCCCTCCCCGTCCGCATGGACCTGTCCGTGGAGCCCGCGGCAAAGGGCGCCCTGCGCAAGGACGCCAGGGTAACGGTGGGAACGGTGGGCCTGCTGGGTGAGCCCTATCTGGAGTTGAACCCAGGCAACGCGGACGCGCCGCTGCCGGAGACGGATGCGCTACGAGGCGTGGATGCGCCGCGCCTGGACCTGCTGTCGGAGCAGCTCTCCAAGTTCGTGACGTTGTTGTCGGACATGCTGGAGAAGGACCCGGAGGCCGTCACGGGCCTGGCCGCCAACGTGTCTCGGTTGGCGAGGACGCTGGACGAGGTCCTGACTGAGAACAAAGGCGACGTGAAGGTCTTGGCCACGGAGCTGTCAGCGGCGTCAAAGGACCTGCGGCAGCTCGCGCAACTGGCCAAGGAGTCCATGCAGCCCGGAGGCAAGGGAGCGCGCCTCCTGGACGACGCTTCCGCCGTGGCAGCCCTGATGCGAAAGGACCTCCCCGGCCTGACGAAGTCCGCCGGAACGACGCTGGACGGCCTGGCGGCGGTAACAGGCCCACTGACGCCCGAGGACGGCCAGCAGGTGAAGCTGGCCCTCCAGCGCTTCACGGCAGCGGCGGGCCAGCTGGAGCAGATCGCCACCAAGGCGGACCGGATCCTCGGACAGCTCGATTCCGGTGAGGGAACCGGGGGCGCCCTGCTCAAGGACCCTGCCCTCTACGACGAGCTGAAGACCCTGGTCACGGACCTGCGCAAGCACCCGTGGAAGATCCTCTGGAAGGACTGA
- a CDS encoding MlaE family ABC transporter permease, whose protein sequence is MKRVLTFFGAPGVMLARTVRAGAREGIPWRETLAQVHELGGRSVWLVMSGMAFFGAVLVMIANAQAKKLIGNVAVLGPAYFEMLVRELGPAVSALLTASRAGASHSAELATMSVNEQVEALEMSAGDPYADLVAPRVVAGLVGVPLLSVLGTVAATASAVLVASVALNIDGRAFMDARYVDGWDVLVGGLKVVACGLYIPLAAAVAGLNARGGAEAVGEATTEGVVAASLGCLLIDLTVSLAFQFVRL, encoded by the coding sequence ATGAAGCGCGTGCTGACCTTCTTCGGGGCGCCAGGGGTGATGCTGGCGCGCACGGTGCGGGCGGGCGCGCGGGAGGGAATCCCGTGGCGTGAGACCCTGGCGCAGGTGCACGAGCTGGGCGGGCGCAGCGTGTGGCTGGTGATGTCCGGCATGGCCTTCTTCGGCGCGGTGCTGGTGATGATCGCCAACGCGCAGGCGAAGAAGCTGATTGGCAACGTGGCGGTGCTGGGCCCGGCCTACTTCGAGATGCTGGTGCGCGAGCTGGGCCCCGCGGTGTCGGCGCTGCTGACGGCGTCGAGAGCGGGCGCGAGCCACTCCGCGGAGCTGGCCACGATGAGCGTGAACGAACAGGTGGAGGCGCTGGAGATGTCCGCGGGGGATCCCTACGCGGACCTCGTGGCGCCCCGGGTGGTGGCGGGGTTGGTCGGAGTGCCGCTCCTGAGCGTGCTGGGGACGGTGGCGGCGACGGCGTCAGCGGTGCTGGTGGCGAGCGTGGCGTTGAACATCGACGGCCGGGCGTTCATGGACGCGAGGTACGTGGATGGGTGGGACGTGCTGGTCGGAGGGCTGAAGGTCGTGGCCTGCGGTCTGTACATCCCGCTCGCGGCGGCGGTGGCGGGATTGAACGCCCGGGGCGGCGCGGAGGCGGTGGGCGAGGCCACGACGGAAGGCGTCGTGGCGGCCAGTCTGGGATGTCTGTTGATTGACCTGACGGTGTCGCTTGCGTTCCAGTTCGTGCGCCTGTGA
- a CDS encoding DUF2267 domain-containing protein codes for MAAQDIPGTGQQAGGPTHRSTDIPLDERRRMRHESRTSQTYKAFLKYLRDVGQFESEQAAQQAAFSVLCVLEQRLFGEEDNDMEAQLPHKLRELLVRCDRHEAGPPPHKFGRAEMLAMVSTDLGVEAENAEPIVRAVFSAIQAQISEGESNDIAGELPTDLRDLWARAT; via the coding sequence ATGGCAGCTCAAGACATCCCCGGCACCGGGCAGCAGGCAGGAGGCCCCACGCACCGCAGCACGGACATCCCGCTCGACGAGCGCCGCCGCATGCGCCACGAGTCCCGCACGTCGCAGACCTACAAGGCCTTCCTCAAGTACCTGCGCGACGTGGGCCAGTTCGAGAGCGAGCAGGCTGCCCAGCAAGCCGCCTTCTCCGTGCTGTGCGTGCTGGAGCAGCGCCTCTTCGGCGAGGAGGACAACGACATGGAGGCCCAGCTGCCCCACAAGCTGCGCGAGCTCCTGGTGCGGTGCGACCGCCACGAAGCCGGGCCGCCGCCCCACAAGTTCGGCCGGGCGGAGATGCTGGCGATGGTCTCCACGGACCTGGGCGTGGAAGCCGAGAACGCAGAACCCATCGTCCGTGCCGTCTTCAGCGCCATCCAGGCACAGATCTCCGAGGGAGAGAGCAACGACATCGCGGGCGAGCTGCCCACGGACCTCCGTGACTTGTGGGCACGCGCCACCTGA
- a CDS encoding ATP-binding cassette domain-containing protein translates to MNDTGPDTLLFEDVAIAFEQGRRVLDGLSAQVSTRELTFIAGASGSGKSVLCRLAVGLLKPQAGKVTLFGERVDTQPERTLVTLRRRAPYLVQGPALLDWRTLRENVRLADPNAPEEAVETALEKVGLKEWADRLPPELGPGAKKRAAIARALVLKPRYLLLDEPTTGLDRRAAMQVEAVLASLKEQGLGALVVSHDYRQLRGIADRVLVVAKGRNAYLGSPEGFLESPAPELRTLTAPFMEGATDG, encoded by the coding sequence GTGAATGACACCGGTCCGGACACGCTGCTCTTCGAGGACGTGGCGATCGCCTTCGAGCAGGGCCGCCGCGTCCTGGACGGCCTGAGCGCGCAGGTCTCCACGCGGGAACTGACGTTCATCGCGGGAGCGAGCGGCTCCGGCAAGAGCGTGCTGTGCCGTCTGGCGGTGGGCCTGCTGAAGCCCCAGGCCGGCAAGGTGACGCTGTTCGGGGAGCGGGTGGACACGCAGCCGGAAAGGACGCTGGTGACGCTCCGCCGCCGGGCGCCGTATCTGGTGCAGGGACCCGCGCTGCTGGACTGGAGGACGCTGCGGGAGAACGTGCGCCTCGCGGATCCAAACGCCCCGGAAGAAGCGGTGGAGACGGCGCTGGAGAAGGTGGGCCTGAAGGAATGGGCGGACCGGCTGCCGCCGGAGCTGGGGCCCGGGGCGAAGAAGCGCGCGGCCATCGCGAGGGCCCTGGTGCTCAAGCCGCGCTACCTGCTGTTGGACGAGCCAACGACGGGGTTGGACCGGAGGGCGGCGATGCAGGTGGAGGCGGTGTTGGCGTCGTTGAAGGAGCAGGGCCTGGGAGCGCTGGTGGTGTCGCACGACTACCGGCAGTTGAGAGGCATCGCGGACCGGGTGCTGGTGGTGGCGAAGGGACGCAACGCGTACCTGGGGAGCCCGGAGGGCTTCCTGGAGTCCCCTGCCCCGGAGCTGCGGACGCTGACAGCGCCGTTCATGGAGGGCGCGACGGATGGATGA